One segment of Patescibacteria group bacterium DNA contains the following:
- a CDS encoding 4Fe-4S dicluster domain-containing protein, which translates to MKDFQPKSTEVRKGNWTVFKGLCKGCGICLLKCPNQALIFGQDKGIANQPIPKVLANKCNLCQTCEVNCPERAIRVDKD; encoded by the coding sequence ATGAAGGATTTTCAACCCAAATCAACTGAAGTTAGAAAAGGTAATTGGACTGTTTTTAAAGGTCTGTGTAAGGGTTGTGGTATTTGTTTGCTCAAATGTCCGAATCAGGCTTTAATTTTTGGTCAAGATAAAGGCATTGCTAATCAACCAATCCCCAAAGTCCTTGCCAATAAATGTAATTTGTGTCAAACTTGTGAAGTTAATTGTCCCGAACGAGCGATCAGGGTCGATAAAGACTAA
- a CDS encoding 2-oxoacid:acceptor oxidoreductase family protein gives MKILMAGEGGQGVQTAAKILAQSAFTEGQEVTYIPNFGVEQRGGFSIAFVIIDSKPIAYPKFKTADVLAILTEKVMPRVKNYQGKQTKLLKNSLNIALLEELVKETKIIKPTTLKTITEKILGNKLKK, from the coding sequence ATGAAAATCTTAATGGCCGGTGAGGGCGGTCAAGGAGTCCAAACAGCTGCCAAAATTCTGGCTCAATCAGCCTTTACTGAAGGTCAAGAAGTTACCTATATTCCTAATTTTGGTGTGGAACAAAGAGGTGGTTTTTCAATTGCCTTCGTGATTATTGATTCAAAGCCAATTGCCTATCCCAAATTCAAAACCGCTGATGTTCTGGCGATTCTTACCGAAAAAGTCATGCCCCGAGTTAAAAACTACCAAGGCAAGCAAACCAAACTTTTAAAAAACAGCTTGAACATTGCCTTGTTAGAAGAACTGGTTAAAGAAACTAAAATTATTAAACCGACTACCCTTAAAACAATTACCGAAAAAATCTTAGGAAATAAACTGAAAAAATGA